A genomic region of Colletes latitarsis isolate SP2378_abdomen chromosome 7, iyColLati1, whole genome shotgun sequence contains the following coding sequences:
- the Rae1 gene encoding ribonucleic acid export 1, protein MFNQSGGLRTGTSSTSNPMQDFEVISPPDDSTSSLAFSPASIPQNFLVAGSWDCNVRCWEVEQSGKTVPKSMQSMGAPVLDVCWSDDGTKVFIASCDKTVKCWDLASNQSIQVAAHDAPVKTCHWIKASTYSCLMTGSWDKTLKFWDLRSPKPAMTLNLIERCYCADVDYPMAVIGTAGRGVIVYQLEGSPREYKTVELNLKYQYRCVAIFRDKKKVPTGFAIGSTEGRVAIHHLNLSAKENFTFKCHRVNGTPNGYQDIYPVNDVAFHPVHGTVATVGSDGTFGFWDKDSRTKLKSSDPMEQPIARCCFNHNGQIFAYAVSYDWSKGHEYYNPAKKNSIFLRPCFEELKPKVTP, encoded by the exons ATGTTTAATCAAAGTGGCGGACTAAGAACCGGCACATCGTCCACATCTAATCCAAtgcaagatttcgaggttatatCTCCACCGGACGATTCTACTTCCAGTCTTGCGTTCAGTCCAGCCTCTATTCCGCAAAATTTTCTCGTTGCTGGCTCGTGGGACTGCAATGTCCGCTGCTGGGAAGTCGAGCAATCTGGCAAAACGGTTCCCAAATCGATGCAATCTATGGGAGCACCTGTTCTTGATGTTTGCTGGAGCGAC GATGGGACTAAAGTATTCATAGCATCTTGTGACAAAACAGTTAAATGTTGGGATTTAGCCTCAAATCAAAGTATACAGGTTGCAGCACACGACGCGCCAGTCAAAACTTGTCACTGGATCAAAGCGAGCACGTATTCGTGTCTCATGACAGGTTCTTGGGATAAAACGTTAAAA ttctgggatttgcgaaGCCCCAAGCCAGCAATGACTCTAAATTTAATCGAAAGATGTTACTGCGCGGACGTT GATTACCCGATGGCAGTGATTGGCACGGCTGGACGTGGAGTAATTGTTTATCAATTGGAGGGCAGCCCTCGAGAGTACAAAACTGTAGAACTGaatctaaaatatcaatatcGTTGCGTTGCGATCTTCAGAGACAAGAAGAAAGTTCCCACCGGTTTTGCGATTGGTAGTACCGAAGGTCGTGTGGCGATACACCACTTGAATTTAAGCGCAAAAGAGAATTTCACTTTCAAATGCCATAGAGTAAACGGTACACCTAACGGATaccaagatatttatcca GTGAATGATGTCGCGTTTCACCCGGTCCACGGCACTGTTGCAACCGTTGGAAGCGatggtactttcggattttgggACAAGGATTCCAGAACTAAATTAAAATCTTCCGATCCTATGGAGCAACCTATTGCACGATGCTGTTTCAATCACAATGGACAAATATTTGCATACGCGGTATCTTACGATTGGTCAAAG GGTCACGAGTATTATAATCCAGCGAAGAAAAACTCCATATTTCTTAGACCGTGCTTCGAAGAACTAAAACCTAAGGTTACACCATAA